One genomic segment of Hevea brasiliensis isolate MT/VB/25A 57/8 chromosome 3, ASM3005281v1, whole genome shotgun sequence includes these proteins:
- the LOC110662576 gene encoding uncharacterized protein LOC110662576, whose product MAFFRALPFLALLLVLLPMIALGDDPLTPYLQKICDEVECGKGTCVANITYPLGYKCQCDRGWTRTTNDDINNNLTFLPCVIPNCTLNYGNCQDPPKPAPEKPVPWNASAFDPCYWIYCGGGTCTKNGTYTHLCTCNSGFFNLLNIAYFPCYSECTIGSDCSSLGIKVSNTQATNNTAGGAPAGSHGSSIMPGKFHWMIILLVSMIMVLRK is encoded by the exons ATGGCCTTCTTTAGAGCGCTGCCTTTTCTTGCTCTGCTTCTTGTGTTGCTGCCTATGATTGCTTTAGGAGATGATCCCTTAACTCCTTACCTtc AGAAAATATGCGATGAAGTGGAATGTGGGAAAGGAACATGCGTAGCAAACATAACATACCCACTAGGGTACAAGTGCCAATGTGATCGTGGTTGGACCAGAACCACAAATGATGATATTAATAATAATCTCACGTTCCTTCCTTGTGTCATCCCAAATT GTACTCTCAACTATGGTAACTGCCAGGATCCCCCTAAACCAGCTCCAGAGAAGCCTGTTCCCTGGAATGCATCAGCCTTCGATC CTTGCTATTGGATCTACTGTGGAGGAGGTACCTGCACAAAGAATGGAACATATACTCACTTGTGCACATGCAACTCTGGATTCTTCAACCTTCTCAACATCGCTTACTTCCCATGCTACAGCGAAT GTACAATTGGATCTGATTGTTCCAGCCTTGGGATTAAAGTTTCAAATACACAGGCAACAAATAATACTGCTGGTGGTGCTCCTGCAGGGAGTCATG GTAGCTCAATTATGCCTGGGAAGTTCCACTGGATGATCATATTGCTTGTGTCTATGATTATGGTTCTGCGGAAGTAG